The following are from one region of the Streptomyces changanensis genome:
- a CDS encoding alpha/beta fold hydrolase — translation MGQTTTPGIFTRRFGPPPRDDVPVVVLVHGLGLSGRYFVPLARRLAAGGASVLVPDLPGNARSRSAVRRMPDVGALAEAVGDWHRGLSLGPCTFVANSVGCQVVAAFAARHPRRVDRAVMVGPALEPGASGWRQAGRLLADAPREPLPLLAVATADYLLTGPLRFAASFRHALRDAATSFEGNLARVRAPTLVVRGARDPLASGAWVRRVARTVVDGHLAEVRNAAHAAHYSAPDAMAALIRTFVTGGRA, via the coding sequence AGACGACGACCCCCGGCATCTTCACCCGCCGGTTCGGGCCCCCGCCGCGCGACGACGTTCCGGTCGTGGTGCTGGTGCACGGGCTCGGGCTGTCGGGCCGGTACTTCGTGCCGCTCGCGCGACGGCTGGCGGCGGGCGGGGCGAGCGTGCTCGTACCGGACCTGCCGGGCAACGCACGGTCACGGTCCGCCGTACGCCGCATGCCGGACGTCGGTGCGCTCGCCGAGGCGGTCGGCGACTGGCACCGGGGGCTGTCCCTGGGGCCGTGCACGTTCGTCGCCAACTCGGTCGGCTGCCAGGTCGTCGCGGCCTTCGCCGCCCGCCACCCCCGCCGGGTGGACCGGGCGGTGATGGTCGGCCCCGCGCTCGAACCGGGGGCGTCCGGCTGGCGCCAGGCGGGGCGGCTCCTCGCGGACGCGCCCCGCGAGCCGCTCCCGCTGCTCGCCGTGGCGACGGCCGACTACCTGCTGACGGGCCCGCTGCGCTTCGCCGCGTCGTTCCGGCACGCCCTGCGGGACGCGGCCACGTCGTTCGAGGGGAACCTCGCCCGGGTCCGGGCGCCGACGCTCGTGGTACGGGGTGCGCGTGACCCCCTCGCCTCCGGCGCCTGGGTACGGCGGGTGGCGCGCACGGTCGTCGACGGGCACCTCGCCGAGGTGCGGAACGCCGCGCACGCGGCCCACTACAGCGCGCCGGACGCCATGGCCGCGCTGATCAGGACGTTCGTGACAGGAGGACGCGCGTGA